Proteins from one Plasmodium cynomolgi strain B DNA, chromosome 10, whole genome shotgun sequence genomic window:
- a CDS encoding merozoite surface protein 3 (MSP3;~putative), which translates to MKHLSGIPFFVFFVNLYIHQYNVVSNEIVNLKNPNLRNGRAGKHVTLQDEEGRLNAEDGDQMIGNESQKELPPKSEREELQTLAQDSNNNEELKKQIDELVNKAQVANTEAETAVTEAEASLKTASEAEEKVKLAEGKETAATTKAKEQAEKAVAAAKTKKEEAKTKAHNTKQESEKNGEQEFKAILEKVKTLVGEAEQAASDAKEEKRKAEMAAKIAEELKNAYEAKKKAKDSELAAEKAKNDATSAASGSTAQKVAEAIKIAQDEGQLAGTKATEAEEAAAETEQEAIKAIESVEPKDDIQNELKVVKDKADKASKAAAAAKNAQIKAEIAAYVVQTEVSKEEAVKSANEANQAKMKAEEVATESEKIKITDVTKSGKVGEAKTEAVNQAKKADKAKEEAETAAKNADESQTSTKGNDEEATLSKAKTKAQEESAKAKQAQTDASNALEEAKKAQTKTEIAAEVVKAEKAKEEAISDAAAAGEARKQAESEAEKAKSNEEAQGAAKKAQEQEAEALKSKENAETAAKEAETEAQGNGTQENLDKVKEKAKNACDAATAAKNARTEAEIAAEVAKAQAAKTEADGAKVAANAAKDEAQKVADKSESAEAKQAADKAAAASKTADEKATAAAKEAADATSLSTLTTATVPAMQEKANKAVADSNEAKKAKTKAELAVEEAKAEAAKEEAKKAQSAADAAKTQAEEIAKNEMVEAKAVAEATNAFATAKAKAQEASDKAGEVVQQVKKAETEVDNVVGNEAQKSEIATAVSEIKGKTLQAVEAANEAKKAKELAEIALNVVKAEVANDKAKKAVAAAGAAKDEAKKATTSAEQPKKEVESAEKDAEIAKENEIKAGQKAKEAEDNAAAAQAQLLIAEQELTKAKEADNAEKFQSAKTKALAA; encoded by the coding sequence atgaagcattTGAGTGGCATCCCgttttttgtattcttcGTAAATTTATACATTCACCAATATAATGTTGTGAGCAATGAAATtgttaatttgaaaaaccCCAACTTGAGGAACGGCCGAGCAGGAAAACACGTTACCCTGCAGGATGAGGAAGGCCGTTTAAACGCAGAAGACGGTGATCAGATGATCGGAAACGAAAGCCAGAAGGAATTGCCACCCAAATCGGAAAGAGAGGAACTCCAAACGCTGGCACAagatagtaataataatgaagaattaaaaaaacaaatagatGAATTAGTTAATAAAGCACAAGTAGCAAACACAGAAGCTGAAACTGCAGTAACTGAAGCAGAGGCATCATTAAAAACAGCatcagaagcagaagagAAAGTAAAACTGgctgaaggaaaagaaacagCAGCAACAACGAAAGCTAAAGAACAAGCGGAGAAAGCAGTTGCAGCGGCAAAAaccaaaaaagaagaagcaaaaacaaaagctCATAATACAAAGCAAGAATCGGAAAAGAATGGTGAACAAGAATTTAAAGCAATAttggaaaaagtaaaaacgcTTGTGGGAGAAGCGGAACAAGCAGCGAGTGatgcaaaagaagaaaaaagaaaagcagaaaTGGCAGCAAAAATAGcggaagaattaaaaaatgcatatgaggccaaaaaaaaagcaaaagacTCAGAACTCGCagcagaaaaggcaaaaaatgatGCAACAAGTGCCGCTTCAGGCTCTACAGCACAGAAAGTAGCAGAAGCAATTAAAATAGCACAAGATGAGGGGCAACTTGCAGGAACAAAGGCAACTGAAGCAGAAGAGGCAGCAGCTGAGACAGAACAAGAAGCAATTAAGGCTATAGAAAGCGTAGAACCAAAAGATGATATACAGAATGAACTTAAAGTGGTAAAAGATAAGGCAGATAAAGCATCCAAAGCAGCCGCAGCAGCGAAGAATGCTCAAATAAAAGCCGAGATAGCAGCCTATGTGGTGCAAACAGAAGtttcaaaagaagaagcggtTAAATCTGCTAACGAAGCAAAccaagcaaaaatgaaagctgAAGAAGTTGCAACAGAAtctgagaaaataaaaataactgaCGTAACTAAATCAGGAAAAGTAGGAGAGGCAAAAACTGAAGCAGTGAATCAAGCGAAAAAAGCAGACAAGGctaaagaagaagcagagacTGCAGCAAAGAATGCAGACGAATCACAAACATCAACAAAAGGTAATGACGAAGAAGCCACACTAAGCAAAGCAAAAACAAAGGCACAAGAAGAATCCGCAAAAGCAAAACAGGCACAAACAGATGCATCAAATGCACTAGAAGAAGCGAAGAAAGCACAAACAAAAACAGAAATAGCAGCCGAAGTAGTAAAAgcggaaaaggcaaaagaagaagcaatcAGTGATGCAGCTGCAGCAGGAGAAGCAAGGAAACAAGCAGAAAGtgaagcagaaaaggcaaaatcgAACGAAGAAGCACAGGGAGCAGCCAAGAAGGCACAAGAACAAGAGGCAGAAGCATTAAAATCAAAGGAAAATGCAGAAACTGCCGCAAAAGAAGCGGAAACGGAAGCACAAGGTAATGGAACACAAGAAAATTTAGATaaagttaaagaaaaagcaaaaaatgcatgcGATGCAGCAACTGCAGCTAAAAATGCCAGAACGGAAGCAGAAATCGCGGCAGAAGTTGCAAAAGCTCAAGCAGCTAAAACAGAAGCAGACGGTGCAAAGGTAGCAGCAAATGCAGCGAAAGATGAAGCGCAAAAAGTAGCAGACAAATCCGAATCGGCAGAAGCAAAACAGGCAGCGGATAAGGCAGCCGCAGCGTCTAAAACGGCAGACGAAAAGGCAACCGCAGCCGCAAAGGAAGCAGCCGATGCAACATCTCTGTCAACATTAACTACAGCTACAGTACCAGCAATGCAAGAAAAGGCGAATAAAGCTGTAGCAGATTCAAACGAAGCcaagaaagcaaaaacaaaagcgGAGTTGGcagtggaagaagcaaaagcagaagcagcaaagGAAGAGGCGAAAAAAGCGCAAAGTGCCGCTGATGCAGCAAAAACACAAGCAGaagaaatagcaaaaaacgaaatggtaGAGGCAAAGGCTGTAGCTGAAGCCACGAATGCATTCGCCACAGCAAAAGCTAAGGCGCAGGAGGCAAGTGATAAAGCAGGCGAAGTGGTACAGCAAgtaaaaaaagcagaaacaGAAGTGGACAATGTGGTAGGTAACGAAGCACAAAAATCAGAAATAGCAACAGCAGTAAGCGagataaaaggaaaaacattgCAAGCAGTCGAAGCAGCCAACGAAGCgaagaaagcaaaagaatTAGCCGAAATTGCATTAAACGTTGTGAAAGCAGAAGTGGCAAATgataaggcaaaaaaggcagtCGCGGCAGCGGGAGCAGCAAAAGacgaagcaaaaaaagcaaccaCATCAGCAGAGCAACCCAAAAAAGAAGTAGAATCTGCGGAGAAGGACGCGGAAAttgcaaaagaaaatgaaataaaagcaGGACAAAAGGCAAAAGAGGCAGAGGACAACGCGGCTGCAGCGCAAGCACAACTGCTCATAGCAGAGCAAGAATTAACGAAAGCGAAAGAAGCAGACAACGCGGAAAAATTCCAAAGCGCAAAAACGAAAGCCCTCGCGGCG
- a CDS encoding merozoite surface protein 3 (MSP3;~putative), producing the protein MKRVCGIPLFVLLLNLYIHQNNVVSNEIVNFKNSNLRNGWAGKEVTLQDEQNGLDAKDGAEVNANEDQSELLPKPGAQMQIQGQETNEKNQKQIDKANKAKEDALKEKEEAEAEVKKIAEELNKVKEAEAEIKSTVEKLKQVAEEAKKAAIDKADKTEKKAEEAAKAKDDAKAANQNAKNAAEIAKHVVNAYEAKKEADKAQKEAEKAKAEADTANNEATKLMEKYKGEKTEEKERLETAKKKVEQAVKKIQEALEKIKKELENTTKAKSEASEAATKAATEAANKIVNKDATEVEKAITDKALIDVKNVKNIADMAKKAIEAAKQATKLKAEAEIQAGIAKIKVALEDAKIAAKEAGIAKN; encoded by the exons ATGAAGCGAGTTTGCGgcatccccctttttgtactcTTACTAAATTTATACATTCACCAAAATAATGTCGTGAGCAACgaaattgttaattttaaaaattccaaCTTGAGGAACGGATGGGCAGGAAAAGAAGTTACCCTCCAGGATGAACAAAACGGTCTAGACGCAAAAGACGGTGCTGAAGTGAACGCAAATGAAGATCAAAGCGAATTGTTACCTAAACCTGGAGCACAAATGCAAATACAAGGACAGGAAACCAAtgaaaaaaaccaaaagcAAATTGATAAGGCTaacaaagcaaaagaagatgccctaaaagaaaaagaagaagcagaagctgaagtgaaaaaaatagcagaAGAACtaaataaagtaaaagaggcagaagcagaaataaaaagtacagtggaaaaattaaaacaagtagcagaagaagcaaagaaagCAGCAATTGATAAAGCAgacaaaacagaaaaaaaagcagaggaAGCAGCAAAG gcaaaagatGATGCAAAGGCAGCAAATCAAAATGCTAAAAATGCAGCCGAAATAGCAAAGCATGTTGTAAATGCatatgaagcaaaaaaggaagcagacaaagcacaaaaagaagcagaaaaggctAAGGCAGAAGCAGATACTGCAAATAATGAAGCCACaaaattaatggaaaaatataaaggcgaaaaaacagaagaaaaggaaaggctCGAAACAGCGAAGAAGAAAGTAGAACaagcagtgaaaaaaatacaggAAGCAttggaaaagataaaaaaagagctgGAAAATACAACAAAAGCCAAAAGTGAAGCATCTGAAGCTGCAACTAAAGCTGCAACTGAAGCtgcaaataaaattgtaaataaagaTGCAACTGAAGTAGAGAAAGCAATAACAGACAAAGCACTAAtagatgtaaaaaatgtaaaaaacaTAGCAGATATGGCTAAAAAAGCAATAGAAGCAGCGAAACAAGCCACGAAATtaaaagcagaagcagaaataCAAGCAGGAATAGCAAAAATTAAAGTCGCTTTGGAAGACGCAAAAATAGCAGCAAAGGAAGCTGGAATAGCAAAAAACTGA
- a CDS encoding merozoite surface protein 3 (MSP3;~putative) yields TRAEIVKLKNPNLRNGWSMENVSAQNEEEVASPDVSEVITEEEGDGEALEEKNGSPEHSAEPKVHEQEKETKDTLKTKETNAETEAEEAAKAAESAKNNIVDTLKKLGMPTELNKAKEFAESAATKAKNQESIATEAAKAAESAKNNTLDALKKVNVPTELNKAKEFSESAAKEAKNQEEIAAEAAKAAESAKNNILDALNKLNVPTELNKAKELSESDATEVKDQEKIVAEAAEAAEVAEATEVNEDLKKLENEVKKLKNEVDKAEKAAKKAKKLQIMAEIAEQAAKAQVAKTEAETEQTDATAAKEVAIKETGKSNSQSETKAIDMATKEEEETKKEAKIASEKADQAAKEAQKEVEKKIVDAEKEISQLEIEIKELESILKTVQDLASEASSASEKAKKAKLKTQIAAELAKAEEAKKEADKAKVAAEKAKETAENVAKASKSTEKITDAVKKAIEFATKAGEATTEAEKKAQDEVPSEEQKLKELLQSINEKAESALQASKEAIKAKTEAENFLEIATEVPKAEAAKEEAQKAATAAEEAKAEALKIAEEVKKSEATEDEKKNIETAANATADEAQKAATFAKEAADAAKDTNGAVTLAVAKENVEKALKVANEAKKAKEKATYALMRTKKKYVLEPLEITSEEGNNITGKEEQVKEEIEEQEDKGNDEEEEDVEKTDQTVIDEVDINVDNDEEEEGTAEEQGEEEGEKDTTEKEIKEEQASGEKILDDKEAHKTLAGNFKESSPAKTEGAEFLKTLINDVGEDTLKNLQQDLHQYFKGN; encoded by the coding sequence ACCAGGGCCGAAATTGTAAAACTTAAAAATCCCAACTTGAGAAACGGATGGTCAATGGAAAACGTGTctgcacaaaatgaagaagaagttgCCTCCCCGGATGTCAGTGAGGTCATAAccgaagaggaaggagatgGAGAAGcgttagaagaaaaaaatggatcccCGGAACACTCAGCTGAACCAAAAGTGCATGAACAGGAAAAGGAAACTAAAGACACACTAAAgacaaaagaaacaaatgCCGAGacagaagcggaagaagcagcCAAAGCAGCTGAATCAGCAAAAAACAATATTGTGGAtactcttaaaaaattgggcaTGCCAACAGAACTtaataaagcaaaagaatTCGCAGAATCTGCTGCAACAAAAGCAAAAAACCAAGAAAGCATAGCAACAGAAGCAGCCAAAGCAGCCGAGTCAGCAAAAAACAATACTTTGGATGCtctaaaaaaagtgaacgtGCCAACAGAACTcaataaagcaaaagaatTCTCAGAATCTGCTgcaaaagaagcaaaaaatcaAGAAGAAAtagcagcagaagcagccAAAGCAGCTGAGTCAGCAAAAAACAATATTTTGGATGCTCTTAATAAGTTGAACGTGCCAACAGAACTtaataaagcaaaagaatTATCAGAATCTGATGCAACAGAAGTAAAAGatcaagaaaaaatagtagcaGAAGCAGCGGAAGCAGCAGAAGTAGCAGAAGCAACTGAAGTGAatgaagatttaaaaaagttagaaaatgaagtaaaaaagctaaaaaatgaagtagaTAAGGCAGAAaaagctgcaaaaaaagcaaagaaactACAAATAATGGCAGAAATAGCAGAACAAGCAGCAAAGGCACAAGTAGCAAAAACAGAAGCAGAAACAGAACAAACAGATGCAACTGCAGCAAAGGAAGtagcaataaaagaaacagGTAAATCGAACTCACAAAGTGAAACTAAAGCAATTGATATGGcaacaaaagaagaagaagaaacaaaaaaagaagcaaaaatagcAAGTGAAAAAGCAGATCAAGCAGCAAAAGAAGCTCAGAaggaagtagaaaaaaaaattgtagatgcagaaaaagaaatatcacAGCTagaaatagaaataaaagaactaGAAAGTATCTTAAAAACAGTGCAAGATCTAGCATCTGAAGCATCAAGCGCAtcagaaaaggcaaaaaaagcaaagctCAAAACACAAATAGCCGCAGAGCTAGCAAAGGcagaggaagcaaaaaaagaagcagataAGGCAAAGGTGGCagcagaaaaagcaaaagaaacaGCAGAAAATGTAGCAAAGGCATCTAAATCAACAGAAAAGATCACAGACGCGGTAAAAAAAGCCATTGAATTCGCGACGAAGGCGGGAGAAGCAACCACAGAAGCAGAAAAGAAAGCACAGGATGAAGTACCTtcggaagaacaaaaactAAAGGAATTACTGCAGTCAATCAATGAGAAGGCAGAATCCGCATTACAAGCATCAAAGGAAGCcataaaagcaaaaacggAAGCTGAAAATTTTCTAGAAATAGCAACGGAAGTACCcaaagcagaagcagcaaaggaagaagcacagAAGGCCGCAACAGCAGCGGAAGAGGCAAAAGCAGAAGCATTAAAAATAGCAgaagaggtaaaaaaatcAGAAGCAACGGaagatgaaaagaaaaacatagaAACAGCAGCGAATGCAACAGCTGATGAAGCACAAAAAGCGGCAACGTTTGCAAAAGAAGCAGCAGACGCGGCAAAGGACACAAACGGAGCAGTAACGTTAGCGGTAGCAAAGGAAAATGTAGAGAAGGCATTGAAAGTAGCCAACGAAGCAAAGAaggcaaaagaaaaagctaCATACGCATTGATgaggacaaaaaagaaatatgtacTTGAACCACTGGAAATAACatcagaagaaggaaataacataacgggaaaggaagaacaagtaaaagaagaaatcGAAGAACAGGAAGATAAGGGTAAtgacgaagaggaggaagatgtAGAGAAGACAGATCAAACGGTGATAGACGAGGTAGATATAAATGTGGATAatgacgaagaagaggagggaaCAGCGGAAGAGcaaggcgaagaagaaggagaaaaagacactacagaaaaagaaattaaagagGAACAGgcaagtggagaaaaaatattagatgATAAAGAAGCTCATAAAACACTCGCAGGGAACTTCAAAGAATCTAGTCCTGCGAAAACGGAAGGAGCCGAATTTTTGAAAACTTTGATTAACGATGTTGGGGAAGACACgcttaaaaatttgcaacaaGATTTGCATCAATATTTTAAGGGTAACTAA
- a CDS encoding merozoite surface protein 3 (MSP3;~putative): MRQFFGTTLFVFLVNLYIHQNNVVSNEIVNFKNPNLRNGLVGKNLTLQDEQNGLDSKEGDEVNTNENQSELLHKSEAQMQTQGQETKVIDEKDDVKKQKQIKKANEAKENAIKEQKEAEAEVEKIVDATKKVENAEDAIKNAVKKMKEIAEKAKKTATEKAKVAEEKAKEAAKVGISTGMASFHAIIAEKAKDDAKTEKEKAKRAAEIAKHVVNAYEAKMEAEKAQEEAEKAQKEAEKAKEEADKAQKEAEKAKAESDIANDEATKLVEEYDDKKTEEEKERLETAKKVEHAVTKIQEAVKKIQEAVKKVKDELEKIKEALQNATKAESEENEAEQAKKDKALIDETNVKKIADIANKATEAKEVAKKAKAEAEIQAGIAKIKVALEDAKIAAKAAGIAKKLTDELARMATSANVHNETAIEKATEANTKVKEIEALLKEIEKIENEKKELEKEEEAKKNVEKAIEAKEVSKKAKAEAEIAVSAARVHVAKQEASRLAQVANEEKNKAKQAVETAENAKEEAEKVSEKVKNVNEIEEAVKYTTEEVETAKTEEKKAEIEAIEVAEEARTFEYLLIIVTEVANKAKEVKVAKGENITSTLEEAQEEALQAVKEADHKALDTFNMTQKAIDASKKAQKAAEVAKAQAAKAEAYKAIEDEPTASEEERKAAEAAEKVAEDEVTKATSEAEKAKTAADKAKEVSTLEEAKEEAIKAINALKEARTSIYKTEYEYLKLIKQDILEPLHISPEASDNVIDKNEQVTQEAEDRGSEENDDTIEDVTPSDVGEEGEGELEDEEEGEEDEEEEEEEEQKNEEPPGQPQTQQDDAISKENGTAETQKGEEVLDDQGAHKLLAGENNIANQIKKAENALLKTMINEIEDATIHNLLQDMSHFLKGKVQ; the protein is encoded by the exons ATGAGGCAATTTTTCGGCACCAccctttttgtattcttGGTAAATTTATACATTCACCAAAATAATGTTGTGAGCAACgaaattgttaattttaaaaatcccAACTTGAGGAACGGCTTGGTAGGTAAAAACCTCACCCTTCAGGATGAACAAAACGGTCTAGACTCAAAAGAGGGTGATGAAGTGAACACAAATGAAAATCAAAGCGAATTGTTACATAAATCTGAAGCACAGATGCAAACGCAAGGACAGGAAACCAAGGTAATAGATGAAAAAGatgatgtaaaaaaacaaaagcaaattaaaaaagctaacgaagcaaaagaaaatgctataaaggaacaaaaagaagcagaagctgaagtagaaaaaatagtagatgcaacaaaaaaagtagaaaatgctgaagacgcaataaaaaatgcagtgaaaaaaatgaaagaaatagcagaaaaagcaaagaaaacagcaacagaaaaggcaaaggtagcagaagaaaaagcaaaggaaGCAGCAAAGGTAGGAATATCAACTGGTATGGCAAGTTTCCACGCAATTATTgctgaaaaggcaaaagatGATGCGAAAACAGAGAAAGAAAAGGCTAAAAGAGCAGCAGAAATAGCAAAGCATGTTGTGAATGCATATGAAGCGAAAATGGAAGCAGAGAAAGcacaagaagaagcagaaaaagcacaaaaagaagcagaaaaggctaaggaagaagcagataaagcacaaaaagaagcagaaaaagctAAGGCAGAATCAGATATTGCAAATGATGAAGCTACAAAATTAGTGGAAGAATATGACgacaaaaaaacagaagaagaaaaggaaaggctCGAAACAGCGAAGAAGGTAGAACATGCAGTGACAAAGATACAGGaagcagtgaaaaaaatacaggAAGCAGTGAAAAAGGTAAAGGATGAACTGGAAAAGATAAAGGAAGCACTACAAAATGCAACAAAAGCcgaaagtgaagaaaatgaagcagaGCAAGCAAAGAAAGACAAAGCACTAATAGACGaaacaaatgtaaaaaagatAGCAGACATTGCTAACAAAGCAACCGAAGCAAAGGAAGTAgcgaaaaaagcaaaagcagaagcagaaataCAAGCAGGAATAGCAAAAATTAAAGTCGCTTTGGAAGACGCAAAAATAGCAGCAAAGGCAGCtggaatagcaaaaaaacTGACAGATGAATTAGCAAGAATGGCAACATCAGCCAATGTACATAATGAAACAGCAATAGAAAAGGCAACTGAAGCAAATACAAAGGTAAAAGAAATAGAAGCattgttaaaagaaatagaaaaaatagaaaacgaaaaaaaagaattagaaaaagaggaggaagctaaaaaaaatgtggagaaaGCAATCGAAGCAAAAGAAGTAtcgaaaaaagcaaaagcagaagcagaaataGCGGTATCAGCTGCACGAGTTCATGTAGCGAAACAAGAAGCAAGTAGATTAGCACAGGTAGctaatgaagagaaaaataaagcaaaacagGCAGTAGAAACagcagaaaatgcaaaagaggaagcagaaaaggtatctgaaaaagtaaaaaatgtaaacgaAATAGAAGAAGCTGTAAAATATACAACAGAAGAAGTAGAAACTGCGAAAacggaagaaaagaaagctGAAATAGAAGCAATCGAAGTAGCAGAAGAAGCACGCACATTTGAATATCTATTAATAATAGTAACAGAAGTAGCcaataaagcaaaagaagtaaaagttgcaaaaggagaaaatataacAAGTACATTGGAAGAAGCACAAGAAGAAGCATTACAAGCGGTGAAAGAAGCAGACCATAAGGCACTGGATACATTCAATATGACACAGAAAGCAATAGACGCTTctaaaaaggcacaaaaagcAGCAGAAGTAGCAAAAGCACAGGCAGCAAAAGCAGAAGCATATAAAGCAATAGAAGat GAACCTACAGCatcagaagaagaaagaaaagcagCTGAAGCGGCAGAGAAGGTGGCAGAAGATGAAGTAACGAAAGCAACAagtgaagcagaaaaagcaaaaactgCAGCAGATAAGGCAAAAGAAGTAAGTACGCTGGAAGAAGccaaagaagaagcaatCAAAGCAATAAACGCATTAAAAGAAGCAAGAACATCCATATATAAAACAGAATACGAATACTTGAAACTGATAAAGCAAGACATATTAGAACCATTGCACATATCTCCAGAGGCAAGTGATAACGTAAtcgataaaaatgaacaggtgACGCAGGAAGCCGAAGATCGGggaagtgaagaaaatgatgatACAATAGAAGACGTTACACCATCAGACGTTGGAGAAGAAGGCGAAGGAGAGttggaagatgaagaagagggagaagaagatgaagaagaagaggaagaagaggaacaaaaaaatgaagaaccaCCAGGACAACCACAAACACAGCAAGATGATGCGATCTCAAAAGAAAATGGCACAGCCGAAACAcaaaaaggcgaagaagTGTTAGATGACCAGGGGGCTCATAAATTACTTGCAGGGGAGAATAACATTGCTAACCAAAtcaaaaaggcagaaaacGCCCTCTTAAAAACGATGATTAATGAGATCGAAGATGCTACTATCCACAATTTATTGCAAGACATGAGTCATTTTCTTAAAGGTAAAGTACAATAA
- a CDS encoding merozoite surface protein 3 (MSP3;~putative), whose product MKQFGGIPLFVFFVNLYIQQNNVVSNEIVNLKNPNLRNGWAAQVKTQGQETNANQKQINKANEAKKDALKEKEETEAEVEKILDATKKVENAEEEIKNAVEKLKQVAEEAKKTAMDKAKKAAEKAEEAAKEGISYGMATFHAIVAEKAKDDAKAEKEKAKKAAEIAQHVVNAYEAKKKAEKAQEEAGKAQKLAEAANSEIVKLSDIYKKEKKENEAAQSATEAAQSAIEAAQSATEAKQSATNAAQSATKAAQSATKVAQSAIEAALNVAKNVTDAANKLEQESVELPNNNQKTDIVNNLNAVVTEAEKAKTEAENAQKSSEKAKTIAAYVLAQKASIEAQLLKEEAQKIAENIKNSNVTTEEKAKAEKAANDAAEQANASANKTNEAKTAVTNAKKEGTLEEKKQESAKAVNAAKEAMKARDKAAFELLKIKKQDVLEPVDISSDGNDNLNDVDEQVALEVGEQEKEAEDELSDDVEEGAEEGDEEIDEEDLEAEEETEEEEIQEEVENKEEAPTEQAAQQEKPKTEEVLNDEEAHNLLAKEHNKDNNVVTEDAKLFQTIIKDVEDDDDFKNLQKDVNILLKIK is encoded by the exons ATGAAGCAATTTGGCGgcatccccctttttgtattcttCGTAAATTTATACATTCAACAAAATAATGTTGTGAGCAACGAAATtgttaatttgaaaaatccCAATTTGAGGAACGGCTGGGCAG CACAGGTGAAAACGCAAGGACAGGAAACCAATGCAAACCAAAAGCAAATTAATAAAGCTaacgaagcaaaaaaagatgctctaaaagaaaaagaagaaacagaagctgaagtagaaaaaatattagatgcaacaaaaaaagtagaaaatgctgaagaagaaataaaaaatgcagtggaaaaattaaaacaagtagcagaagaagcaaagaaaacAGCAATGGATAAAGCTAAAAAAGCAGCAGAAaaggcagaagaagcagcaaaGGAAGGAATATCATATGGTATGGCAACTTTCCACGCAATTGTTgctgaaaaggcaaaagatGATGCGaaggcagaaaaagaaaaggctaAAAAGGCAGCCGAAATAGCACAGCATGTTGTAAATGCATatgaagcgaaaaagaagGCAGAGAAAGCACAAGAAGAAGCAGGGAAAGCACAAAAATTAGCAGAAGCTGCAAATAgtgaaattgtaaaattatcagacatatacaaaaaagaaaaaaaggaaaacgaagcAGCACAATCTGCAACTGAAGCAGCACAATCTGCAATCGAAGCAGCACAATCAGCAACGGAAGCAAAACAATCTGCAACCAATGCGGCGCAATCTGCAACCAAAGCGGCACAATCTGCAACCAAAGTGGCACAATCTGCAATCGAGGCAGCACTTAATGtagcaaaaaatgtaacgGATGCAGCGAACAAACTAGAGCAAGAAAGCGTGGAATTACCAAACAACAATCAAAAAACGGACATCGTAAATAATCTGAATGCAGTTGTaacagaagcagaaaaagcaaaaacagaAGCtgaaaatgcacaaaaatcaTCAGAAAAAGCTAAAACTATAGCAGCATACGTATTAGCACAAAAGGCATCAATAGAAGCACAATTGTTAAAAGAAGAGGCTCAAAAAATAgcagaaaatataaaaaattcaaatgtaACAACTGAAGAAAAGGCGAAAGCTGAAAAGGCAGCCAATGACGCAGCAGAGCAGGCAAACGCATCTGCAAATAAGacaaatgaagcaaaaactGCCGtaacaaatgcaaaaaaggaaggaacattagaagagaaaaaacaagaatCTGCTAAAGCAGTAAACGCCGCAAAAGAAGCTATGAAAGCAAGGGACAAAGCAGCCTTTGAATTattgaagataaaaaaacagGATGTTCTAGAACCAGTGGATATATCCTCCGATGGAAATGATAATCTAAACGATGTGGATGAACAGGTAGCTTTAGAAGTCGGAGAACAGGAGAAGGAAGCGGAAGATGAGTTATCCGATGATGTTGAAGAAGGGGCCGAAGAAGGAGACGAAGAAATAGACGAAGAAGACTTGGAAGCTGAAGAAGAGACGGAGGAAGAGGAGATACAAGAGGAGGTTGAAAATAAGGAAGAAGCACCTACAGAACAGGCAGCTCAACAAGAAAAGCCCAAAACAGAAGAAGTGTTAAATGACGAGGAGGCCCATAATTTACTTGCAAAGGAACATAACAAGGATAATAATGTCGTTACGGAAGATGCAAAACTTTTCCAAACAATCATTAAAGATGTCGAAGATGAtgatgattttaaaaatctaCAAAAAGATGTGAATATACttcttaaaattaaataa